In the genome of Acidobacteriota bacterium, the window TCAGCGTAAAACTGCCCGCCGTAACGACACGGTCACCAACCGACAACCCGGATATGATTTCAATCAGATCGCCTTGTTTGCTGCCAGGTTTGACGACTCGGCGCTCGAACCGATGTTTTTCACGGGCGACGAAGACGACAGTTTGCCCGTCCATCTCCTGCAAAGCTTTTTGACTGACCAGAATGGCCGGGCGTTTGGCTCCGGCGGCGACGTTGATGGTGGCAAACATTTCCGGCCTCAATTTCCCCTGACGATTATCGGCCAGACAGCGAACTTCGACCGTGCGGGTTTCCGCGTTCATCACCTCGCCGATGCGGGTGATACGTCCGCTGAAGGTGGTATCCGGAAACGCCGCAACACTGATTTCCACGGGCAAACCGATCCTCATCGCCGCCAGATGTTTTTCAGCGACTTCGGCGATGACCCAAACCGACGAAAGATCGCCGATGAAAAACAGCGGGTCGCCGGGATTGACGCTAGCGCCGGAGGTAATTTCGCGTTTCATGACAATGCCCCCGGAAGGCGCGCGAATCACGATTGGCGCATCGTAATCGTGTTGATCTTCCGCCAATCCCAAATGTTCGTGATGCCCGCGTGCGCGTTCGACTTCGGCTTCCGCGCGCTGGATTTCCTGTAATGCGGATTGGTAATCCAATCGAGCTTTGTCTACGTCGTGCTGGGAAATAGCTTTTGCCCGCAACAATCGCTCGGCCCGCTCCATCGCTGTTTGGGCAAAGGCCGCTTCTGTCTGCCGTTGTTTTAATTCTGCCTGGGCTTTGAACCATTCGGCTTCGGCCTCATGGACTTCGTGCGTGTGCATTTTGGCTAACGCCTGACCCTTCCGGACGTGGTCGCCAACCTTGGCATTGATTTCCAGAATGCGACCGGAAAACAGCGAACCCACGCGAGCCGTCGCGTCTTCGTTGATTGCCACGTGGCCTGTAGCTTCAATCGGTGCAACGACTTCTCTTTCCACGGCTTCGGCGAATTCCAGCTTGGCCAGTTTGACGGATTCGGCTGACAACGTCAGCAAATTTGGATCTTTCGCCGATTCAGCGGCTTTGGCGTCCGGTTTAGCCGCGTCCGTGGCCGCCGTTTGCAATTGTTCGGTTTTGTTGCAACCGGAAAGCAAAACGAGGCTCAATGCAAAGGCGCAAAGCTGCAAAGTTGTAAAGATATTTTGGAAAGAGAAGGCATTTGGATTGAAAGAGTTCATACTGGAAAAAATCCCGCTGCGCCTTTGCTTCTTAGCGTCTTTGCGTTGAAGAAAGTTTGTTGTCTGAATCATTGCTGTTATTCCTTTCCTGCGGCCAGCGCCAATTCTGCCAGCGCCAGTTGAAGCTCCAGTTCCGTGCGGTGATACAGCAAACGCGCTTCGTTGCGCGCGCGTTGGGCTTCGAGCAATTTGTACAAATCCGCCGCGCCTTCCCGATACGCAACCAGCGCGATGTTGCGTGATTCATCGGCGCGTTGCAGAAAATCCTTTTGCATTTCATTCAGCCGTTCGGCCAGCTTTCGTGTGGCGCGGTGAGCAACTTCGATTTCGGCGCGAATGTAATTTTCCTCCGCCATCAGTTGCAATTCGCTGGAGGTGATTGCCGCCGAGGCTTTGCCAATTTCGGCGCGGTTTTTGTTGAACAGCGGCAAAGGAATGGTGATATACGCCAAAGCCGTGTTGAATCCTCCGGTGCGTTTATACCCGGCGCTGACTTCCAGGTCAGGGCGCGCGTAAGCCCGTTGCAGTTTCAGGTTGGCGCGCTCGCTTTCAATTTTAGCGCGCAATGAAACCAATTCCGGGCGCTTGGCCAGGGCTTCGGTTCGCAATTCCTCAAGCTCAATGGCGATCAATGGGGAAGCAATAGCCTTCGGCTCAACCAGTAGGAAATGAGTGTTGAAGCGCGTGTCTCCGATAGATTTCAGCAATTCGAGTTTGGCGCGCTCAAATTCCAGATCAACCGATGCTTCCTGGTTCAGCAATGTTTGCTGTTCCAATCGAACGCGAATCAACTCCCATTCGGAAATGTATCCTTCTTTCAGACGCGTAGCGTTGTACTGAACCAACCCATCAAGGTCGCTACGATTTTCGCGGACGATGGCCAGTAAGGTTTGGTTTTGCAGGGCCGTCCAGTACCGGCGAATGACTTCCTGGCGAAGCTGCCGCCGCAAAGATCCAATTTCCGTTTGCGCCTGGGCCAACTGCCGGTCCGCCAGTTCGGTTCGCCGCGCTGCCTTGCGCGCCGTTTCGATTCGCTGCGAACCGTACACGAAAACATCAATATCGCGTCCGAACGTAAACGGCGGTTGTTGCCAAGCCCGCCAATTTTCGGTTTGGATTGTGACGGAGGGATTGGGACGAACTCCGACAAAACGTTTGAATTCATCCGCGCCAGTGATGCGCGCCTCAGCGGCATCCAGCAGCGGGTGTTTGGACAAGGCCTGAGCAAGACATTCATCCAGCGAAAGTTTACGTTGTTCGGTTTCTGTCTGTGCCAAAACCGTGACTGCGCACAGCATGGCGGCCAACGTTCTTAAAAGCAGGGCGCTGAAACAGCGTCTGGGTAACGTATTCATCACATCATCAGAAAAATTAAGAATGGTTGCGGAGATCGGCAAGATAACTGACGGTCATCGTTTTGTCATCTTGAGCCGATTTTCGCCGCTGGTGTCAAATCCGTCGCTTGTGGAATACTCACGGTATGGCATTCATCAAAATGGTCGAACCGGAGGACGCCACAGGCGCGTTGAAGGCAGAATACGATGCCGCCATCGAACGTGCCGGCAAAGTCTTTAACATCCTGAAAGTGCAAAGTCTGAACCCGACATCGCTGCGGGCTTCCATGGATTTGTACAAGGCGACGATGCACGCGGTTTCAGGTTTATCGCGCGCTGAACGAGAGCTGTTGGCGACGGTGGTATCCCAAACAAACGATTGCTTTTACTGAACGGAAGCTCACGGGGAGGATCTCCGTGTCGAATCGCAAAACGAATCGCTGGCCGAAACCGTCAAACGCAATTTTCGGCAGGCGGAACTGAACATGCGCGAACGGGCGCTGTGTGAATTCGCGGAAAAGCTGACGCGCACGCCGTCGAAGATGACTGCTGCCGATTGTGACTGCTTACGCGCGGTTGGTTTATCCGACCGCGACATTCTGGACGCCGTCGAAGTCATTTCATATTTCAACTACATCAACCGCGTCGCTGATGCATTAGGCATTGATCCTGAACCGGAGATGCGCAAAACGGCATGAAGTTTGATCTGTTGATTCAAAACGCTCGGATTGTTGACGGAACCGGTCAGCCAGCTTATTCAGGCAACATCGCCATTACCGACAAACGCATCGTCGCCCTTGGCACATTTCCCGCTAAAGCCAGACGAACTATCAATGCCAACCGGTTGGCCGTCATCCCAGGAATCATTGATCCGCATTCGCATGCCGATCTGATTCTGCCGCTTAACCCAAAACGACAAGCTGAGTTGATGCGCTGCAAGCTGGCGCAGGGGATTACGACTACCATCGTTGGGAATTGCGG includes:
- a CDS encoding peroxidase-related enzyme (This protein belongs to a clade of uncharacterized proteins related to peroxidases such as the alkylhydroperoxidase AhpD.) codes for the protein MAETVKRNFRQAELNMRERALCEFAEKLTRTPSKMTAADCDCLRAVGLSDRDILDAVEVISYFNYINRVADALGIDPEPEMRKTA
- a CDS encoding carboxymuconolactone decarboxylase family protein, whose protein sequence is MAFIKMVEPEDATGALKAEYDAAIERAGKVFNILKVQSLNPTSLRASMDLYKATMHAVSGLSRAERELLATVVSQTNDCFY
- a CDS encoding TolC family protein; translation: MAQTETEQRKLSLDECLAQALSKHPLLDAAEARITGADEFKRFVGVRPNPSVTIQTENWRAWQQPPFTFGRDIDVFVYGSQRIETARKAARRTELADRQLAQAQTEIGSLRRQLRQEVIRRYWTALQNQTLLAIVRENRSDLDGLVQYNATRLKEGYISEWELIRVRLEQQTLLNQEASVDLEFERAKLELLKSIGDTRFNTHFLLVEPKAIASPLIAIELEELRTEALAKRPELVSLRAKIESERANLKLQRAYARPDLEVSAGYKRTGGFNTALAYITIPLPLFNKNRAEIGKASAAITSSELQLMAEENYIRAEIEVAHRATRKLAERLNEMQKDFLQRADESRNIALVAYREGAADLYKLLEAQRARNEARLLYHRTELELQLALAELALAAGKE
- a CDS encoding efflux RND transporter periplasmic adaptor subunit; its protein translation is MIQTTNFLQRKDAKKQRRSGIFSSMNSFNPNAFSFQNIFTTLQLCAFALSLVLLSGCNKTEQLQTAATDAAKPDAKAAESAKDPNLLTLSAESVKLAKLEFAEAVEREVVAPIEATGHVAINEDATARVGSLFSGRILEINAKVGDHVRKGQALAKMHTHEVHEAEAEWFKAQAELKQRQTEAAFAQTAMERAERLLRAKAISQHDVDKARLDYQSALQEIQRAEAEVERARGHHEHLGLAEDQHDYDAPIVIRAPSGGIVMKREITSGASVNPGDPLFFIGDLSSVWVIAEVAEKHLAAMRIGLPVEISVAAFPDTTFSGRITRIGEVMNAETRTVEVRCLADNRQGKLRPEMFATINVAAGAKRPAILVSQKALQEMDGQTVVFVAREKHRFERRVVKPGSKQGDLIEIISGLSVGDRVVTAGSFTLKSETQKSQLAEEE